From a single Nakaseomyces glabratus chromosome F, complete sequence genomic region:
- a CDS encoding uncharacterized protein (CAGL0F04785g~Ortholog(s) have role in cellular bud neck septin ring organization, establishment or maintenance of actin cytoskeleton polarity and cytoplasm localization) codes for MSANNIVGPASRKSSMIADLSRTATNNEQEESPMIFERDVEDPCMMNSTSTISRQTSNTSLLHTTSNQRKYSTNSNTGLNLYYTHTVSSSPQVPNSSSNSNNNNQISNASEYQNNFPNISKSSTNVSMDNCVEQEVIYQNPMNHRRTLENFVPPALDEGCSIVTDDATDLEDVDMVFVQSRKPSTLGLDMALGRTRSMSTLKPLSNGDELSNVPSNSSEQSTSPRLFRFYSYADMLSEDNYLHNKHTTKRPSFTHHSLSSNVLQKSKTAGQPTNHSASNLIGTSPPKTQSFVNPFIISRRYSSNAGPIQTATVPIPTAPGAVGSRSQSNLLRQGSYNTLSPNMTPMSNNSTPSAGNIGNNNNNFNNKPADRFMRTSQRPAIFKNYSASGLSEVGSPTSPTLSLSTSPRIGPNSRSLTTSPPSVTSPMMIKSGRSNSANIMGTSSRSPRSTTGDKYKISTVSARRKTDQLKKNLTKFHIESSGSEGYSTDEEYDGETSCTSGKDAKKKSIDSNVFDDDDNDSDNEQSSGHKSADNEVDPLSEDLNGNGHTFFPSNIKINKEKLQKNLMSSFEKFQSSKIWRNSIGGTNSPKQNSNSSHNTNETPTNSHPNSFLRQSNNSNSCSTITAVINEANSGTTSIPKATKSVSSTLEE; via the coding sequence ATGAGTGCTAATAATATTGTGGGACCTGCTAGCAGGAAGAGCAGTATGATTGCTGATCTGAGCCGGACGGCGACGAATAACGAGCAGGAGGAGAGTCCCATGATCTTCGAGAGAGATGTGGAGGATCCATGCATGATGAACTCCACCTCTACAATCTCGAGACAGACTTCTAACACCAGCTTGTTGCATACTACTTCGAACCAGCGGAAGTACTCCACTAACAGTAACACTGGATTAAACTTATACTACACCCATACTGTATCCTCCTCCCCACAAGTGCCtaacagcagcagcaacagcaataataataaccaAATTAGCAATGCATCCGAATACCAGAATAACTTCCCCAATATATCAAAGTCCTCTACCAATGTCTCTATGGACAACTGTGTAGAACAGGAGGTGATCTATCAGAATCCCATGAACCATAGGAGAACTTTGGAAAATTTTGTCCCACCAGCACTGGACGAAGGTTGTTCTATTGTGACAGATGATGCCACAGACTTGGAAGATGTTGATATGGTATTTGTGCAATCCAGAAAGCCTTCGACTCTGGGCTTAGATATGGCTCTTGGAAGGACTAGGAGCATGTCGACATTGAAACCATTGAGTAACGGCGATGAACTATCTAATGTGCCATCAAACAGCTCAGAACAATCCACTAGCCCTAGATTATTCAGATTCTATTCTTACGCTGACATGTTGTCTGAGGATAACTACTTGCATAATAAGCATACAACAAAGAGGCCATCTTTTACCCACCATTCTCTGAGCTCCAATGTCCTtcagaaatcaaaaacCGCAGGACAACCTACAAACCATTCAGCTTCTAATTTGATCGGTACTTCTCCGCCAAAGACACAGAGCTTCGTCAACCCCTTTATCATATcaagaagatattcaaGCAACGCAGGCCCTATACAGACAGCCACTGTACCTATCCCTACAGCACCAGGTGCAGTTGGGAGCAGATCGCAATCAAACTTGTTAAGGCAAGGCTCATACAATACCCTTTCCCCAAACATGACGCCAATGTCAAACAATAGTACCCCAAGTGCAGGCAACATCGGgaacaacaataataacttCAATAATAAACCAGCAGATAGGTTCATGAGAACTAGTCAAAGACCTGCCATTTTTAAGAACTACAGTGCTAGTGGTCTTAGCGAAGTTGGCTCACCAACGAGTCCAACATTAAGCCTCAGCACCAGCCCTAGAATTGGCCCTAACTCGAGATCATTAACTACATCTCCACCTTCAGTAACATCGCCAATGATGATTAAGAGCGGTAGGTCAAATTCTGCTAATATAATGGGGACGTCCTCTAGGTCTCCTAGGTCAACAACTGGTGACAAGTACAAAATAAGCACAGTTTCTGCCAGACGAAAAACTGATCAgctaaagaaaaatctTACGAAATTCCATATCGAATCCAGTGGCAGTGAGGGTTACtcaactgatgaagaatacGATGGCGAAACTAGTTGCACAAGTGGTAAGGATGCCAAGAAAAAGAGTATAGATAGCAATGTTTTtgacgatgatgataatgatagtGACAACGAACAATCGAGTGGTCATAAATCAGCAGATAATGAGGTGGATCCTCTAAGTGAGGATTTAAATGGAAACGGACATACATTTTTTCCATCAAACATCAAGattaacaaagaaaaactaCAAAAGAATTTAATGTCATCCTTTGAGAAGTTCCAAAGCTCAAAAATTTGGAGAAATTCTATTGGTGGAACGAACTCACCCAAacaaaattcaaattcCTCACATAATACAAATGAAACTCCAACCAATTCTCATCCAAATTCCTTCTTAAGACAATCTAATAACTCCAACTCATGTTCTACAATTACGGCAGTAATCAATGAAGCTAACTCAGGGACTACCTCAATCCCGAAGGCAACAAAATCTGTCTCATCGACACTGGAAGAATAG